The genomic DNA GAGAGAACGGGGCCGGCAAGACGACCCTTCTGCGTACGATTGCAACCCTTCTCGAACCGACTGATGGCACAGTGACGGTAGGGGGCTACGATACAGTCAAAAGCCCGGATCAAATCAAGCGGAAAATCGGCGTTCTCTTTGGCGGGGAGACCGGCTTGTATGATCGTCTCACGGCGAAAGAAAATCTTGAGTACTTCGCGAGCCTGTACGGGATGAGCAAGCACGATACGAAAGTCAGGGTCGATGAGCTTGCCAGGATGTTCGGCATGAGGGACTATCTCGGACGGAAAGTCGGAGGGTTCTCAAAGGGGATGCGCCAGAAGGTGGCGATTGCACGTACCTTGATCCATGATCCAGATATCATCCTTTTCGACGAACCGACGACGGGCCTTGATATTACGTCTTCCAATGTGTTCCGTCAATTGGTCCATCAGCTTAAACGGGACGGAAAGACGATCATCTTCTCGAGTCACATCATGGAAGAAGTCACGATGCTTTGCGACAAGGTGGCGATGGTCCATAAAGGTGAACTCGTCTATCATGGACAGCTGGAAGATCTCTACGCACAAGAAAACAGTCGCGATCTGAACTTCATCTTTATGAGCAAACTCGTGAGGGGAGATGAGTACCATGCTTCTTAATATTTTTAAAAAGGAAATGAAAGATGCGTTCAGGGATAAGCGGACGCTGATTCTGACGGTTCTTCTACCGATCTTGATGATGACAGCATTGACGTTCTTTTATGAGGGGATGATGTCTGACAGTGAGGGAGACTCCTACACCCTGGCAGTGAATAAGGACCTAACGGAAGAGCAGTTGGCCTTATTTGAGGGTGATAAAAGCATCGATGTAACGAAAGTGGAAAATCCTGAAGACAGCGTTGAAAACGGGGACGCTCTGGCAGC from Rossellomorea marisflavi includes the following:
- a CDS encoding ATP-binding cassette domain-containing protein → MIEINEVTKKFQDKKKSITALKHVSFTIGKGDTVGLLGENGAGKTTLLRTIATLLEPTDGTVTVGGYDTVKSPDQIKRKIGVLFGGETGLYDRLTAKENLEYFASLYGMSKHDTKVRVDELARMFGMRDYLGRKVGGFSKGMRQKVAIARTLIHDPDIILFDEPTTGLDITSSNVFRQLVHQLKRDGKTIIFSSHIMEEVTMLCDKVAMVHKGELVYHGQLEDLYAQENSRDLNFIFMSKLVRGDEYHAS